One segment of Polypterus senegalus isolate Bchr_013 chromosome 8, ASM1683550v1, whole genome shotgun sequence DNA contains the following:
- the srr gene encoding L-threonine ammonia-lyase — protein MNEAIENLTLEMIKDARKLIKESPLGVINTQLVPWTQTSLHMDISCNLYLKLENMQKTGSFKIRGVTNQLVKKTKGEKFVTMSAGNYGKSFAYALNHHGFQGKVLMPDTAPPTRSAIITKFGIEVERMPSRLLMSGVERCIAESNMTFLHSFDDLDLIAGYGSIGLEILDVIPSPDVILVCCGGGGLLSGVAAAIKLSNCSNTRVYGVEPEGACTMHKSFIEKRPVSLNAKSIAVGLAPPFAGTMTFAICQRYVEDILLVTDEEIMRAVSILYNAGLVVEPSGAAAFAALTENKVPDISGKTIVVILSGGNISKQELSTFPDYTAI, from the exons ATGAATGAAGCAATTGAAAATCTTACACTGGAAATGATCAAAGATGCCAGGAAATTAATTAAAGAGAGTCCACTAGGAGTTATTAACACTCAACTGGTACCATGGACTCAAACCTCATTACATATGGACATATCCTGTAATCTTTACTTAAAGctggaaaacatgcaaaagacag GTTCTTTCAAGATAAGAGGAGTGACAAATCAGctggttaaaaaaacaaagggtGAAAAATTTGTCACAATGTCCGCTGGAAATTATGGAAAATCATTTGCTTATGCTTTAAATCATCATGGGTTTCAAGGCAAAGTACTGATGCCAGATACTGCCCCTCCGACAAGATCAGCTATAATAACT AAATTTGGAATCGAAGTGGAACGTATGCCCAGTAGATTATTGATGTCTGGAGTAGAGCGATGCATAGCAGAGAGTAATATGACATTTCTGCATTCATTTGATGATTTAGATCTGATTGCTGGATATGGGAG TATTGGTCTAGAAATTCTGGATGTCATTCCTAGCCCAGATGTTATACTTGTGTGTTGTGGAGGTGGAGGACTACTTTCCGGTGTAGCTGCTGCTATAAAACTTTCAAATTGCAGCAACACAAGAGTGTATGGTGTGGAGCCAGAAGGAg CCTGTACCATGCATAAAAGTTTTATTGAGAAGAGGCCTGTTTCATTAAATGCAAAAAGCATTGCAGTTGGACTGGCACCACCTTTTGCAG gaACAATGACATTTGCAATTTGCCAGAGATATGTAGAAGACATCTTACTTGTCACAGATGAAGAAATTATGAGAGCTGTATCAATTCTCTATAATGCTGGACTTGTTGTAGAACCTTCTGGGGCAGCAGCATTTGCAGCACTGACAGAGAACAAGGTTCCAGATATCAGTGGGAAGACCATAGTAGTAATATTAAGTGGGGGTAATATCAGTAAGCAGGAACTGAGTACTTTCCCTGATTACACTGCCATCTAG